One region of Glycine max cultivar Williams 82 chromosome 9, Glycine_max_v4.0, whole genome shotgun sequence genomic DNA includes:
- the LOC102669471 gene encoding uncharacterized protein → MPFGEALQQMPLYAKFLKDMLTKKNKYIHSDTIVVEGNCNAVIQRILPPKHKDPCSVTIPCSIGEVSVGKLVDRSITRPYGVIEDVLVWVKHLIFPADFVVMDIEEDADIPVILGRPFMSTASCVVDMGKKM, encoded by the exons atgccctttggagaagctttACAACAGATGCCACTCTATGCTAAATTCCTGAAAGACATGCTAACTAAGAAGAACAAGTATATCCACAGTGACACCATAGTCGTGGAGGGAAACTGCAACGCTGTTATTCAACGTATCCTTCCACCGAAGCATAAGGATCCATGCAGTgtcactataccttgttctatagGAGAAGTTTCAGTAGGCAag TTAGTTGATCGCTCCATCACCAGACCCTATGGAGTGATCGAAGACGTGCTGGTCTGGGTCAAGCATCTCATCTTTCCTGCTGATTTTGTTGTAATGGACATTGAGGAAGATGCGGATATTCCTGTCATTTTGGGACGTCCATTTATGTCCACTGCAAGCTGTGTGGTGGACATGGGGAAGAAAATGTAG